The Nycticebus coucang isolate mNycCou1 chromosome 10, mNycCou1.pri, whole genome shotgun sequence sequence TAACCAGGCCAACACCATCCTCAAGTCCCGGGACCTGGGCTCCATTATCTGTGACATCAAGTTCTCTGAGCTCACCTACCTCGATGCATTCTGGCGCGACTACATCAATGGTTCATTACTAGAGGCACTTAAAGGTGTCTTCATCACAGACTCCCTCAAGCAAGCTGTGGGCCATGAAGCCATCAAATTGCTGGTGAATGTGGATGAGGAGGACTATGAGCTGGGCCGACAGAAACTCCTGAGGAACTTGATGCTGCAAGCATTGCCCTGACCTCTTTCCCTTCTCACTTCTCTGGGGACTGTTCGCACTACCCACCTCTGGAGCTTACATACTGTTCTGGGGTTTGTTCTCTACCCTTCCAATGAATCAcatccctgccttttttttttttctttttacaggaATAGACAAAGGAAAGTGGAAGTGGTGTTCCCTACCCCTCCTTGCACCTACGTGCCTGGGCTTCCCCTTTGTTTCCCTTTTCCACTTACCCCTGAATGTGTGTCTCCACAGCCACCTTCCCTCTGAGCCGTAAGAGAAATGTATAGGGAGAAACAGTCTATACAACATAGTCTTTGTGAGGGATTGGAGTGACACTGCTTTTGGGTGCATTGAGGGGTTATCAATACTTCTGGCTTTATGAGGGCTCTTAAATTTTGTCTAAAAAACCAAAGGGCTTGTGAGTAAGGGAGCTATGTGGAAGTTGGGACTCTGAAATGTATTTTGGAAATTACTACCCTCTTCcaaattatagaatttttaaaaaacagaagctgTGGCCCTTTCCACTCTCTCCTGGCCTCTGGTGCTGctcctctctgccttctttccTCCATTCTATGGCCTAAAACCTATGCCTGATGTGgttccttcctttttcccattTGTCAAACCCTCTTCAAGAGAGTGACTGTTAAGAGGACTGGGTCAGCCTAGTCACCCCTCCCATCTGCTGTGTGTGtacgtacacacatacacagggtgGATGGAGAAGAGGCTGCTGATTAAAATACACTCCCCCTGTAAAGGGGAAGGGGGAGTGTCACACTTTCCTTCATGTtcaagtgaaaataaataatatacccTGCAGCCCTTTCCCCCCTTGCTTTCTTTTGGCTTGGGCTAAGGGCATCATCATAGGTGAAAATGAAGTAATTCAGCatcaactctttttttccttcttcttcctttacCCCTATTCCCACTCCCATGCTTGGGAGAAGGAGGGCTGGAAGATGCGCTGAGTGTTGCACTTTTGTTTAGGTAGGGAGGCCTGTTGAATGAGCCAGGAGGCCTAGAACTGGAGCCTAGCCCAGCTGGTACAATACCACCTCCCCTTCCAGTTCCCAAAGGAGATGTCCAGACACAGACTTTCtgatgattatatattttttcaatgccAGTGCTGCTCAGCCCTCAGCATAACTTCAGTTTTCATGAAATAAACAATGACTAAAAATTCCACCTTTCTGAAACTGAAATCTGAGCTCAGGTGAAAGTTTCTTTCCCAATAAGCTGAGCCTGTGTTCCATCAAAAGTCAAGGTTCTCCAAGTGAGGGGAGCTCTGCCTGGGTCCAGCCTCTAAAGACATAGCAACACCAGCTAACATGGGGTCTCAACTCACAGATGTTAAGTCTTAAGACAGCAGGTGGCCCAGATTGCCATAGAGATCAGGCCTGCGGTGCTGGAATACAGGCAGGTGTTGGCGTAACTGTCGCAGATAGTTGAGGTCGATCCGGGCAAGGCAGAGACCTGGCCCCTCAGAGCAGCGGGCCACCACTGTTCCCCAGGGGTCTACCACCATGCTGTGGCCATAACTTGCTCTCTTCTCATGGTGGCGTCCACATTGTGCAGCTGCCACTACATAGCACTGGGTTTCAATGGCACGGGCCCGCAACAATACCTGGAGATGAGATGTGTGTGGCAGCTTGCAGGGACATAACAGACCAGTCTACCCACTCTGACCATTTAGATAACAGCCTAGGAATGATTTACTATATTCACTATTCTGTAACATATGAGAGGCCACTATCTGGAGAATGAATTTTCCTAGCAGgtaggaaggaggagaaaaatctttttttttttttggtttttggcgggagctgggtttgaacccaccacctccggcatatgggaccggtgccctactccttgagccataggcaccgccctaggaGAAAAATCTTTTAACTGGCGGGACTAAGGGAGGAGAATGAGGTAAAGAAGCCCTTATATTTTGAAGAGGTATCTTCTTACCTCCCAATGGGCTGGGCCTGTAACAGATCCAAAAGCTGAAGGGTAGGTAAGTATTTCTGCTCCAGCTTGAGCCAATGACAGAGAGAGTTCAGGGAATCGCATGTCATAGCAGATAGCTAGACCAATCTGGAATGAAAAACAGCCTACTTAGCCTTTCCTGTCCTGTTTTTCACAGGATCTAGTCACACCTCCATTATCCCACTCCTTAGGGCTTTCTATCCTCTACTACCACTTCAAAGTATTCCTATTCTCTTCCCTCATGTTCCTCTCCCACCCTCATACTCTCACATCTCCCACCTTGCCTGCTGGTGTGCTGACAGGTGACTCCAGAGTGGGCCCAGGCATGGTAGAGTTGCTTTCGCGCATAGGCCCCTGCCCTGGAATCTCTACATCACACAAATGTGTCTTCCTGTAAGTGGCCACTACTGATCCTAGagtaagaaagagaaggaatattCAGTGCTGCTGCTCTCAAAGCCCAGCTTAGCTTCTCTCTTGCCCAGGAGGAGATAGCTTATGGCTAGAAACAGAAGTACAAATTCCCCTAAAACCCTGGAAtaaggaaaagaatagagaaaattcTGGAGAATCTAAGTTTAGGCAGAAGAGCTTGGGAAGAGGCAGGCTGAAGGGTTATGAAGTCTCACCCTTGCTGTTCAGAAGCACATGACAATTGTAGATTTTCTGAGTCTGCTCCCAGTCTTGGCCACGCTCATGGAAACCACCCAAGGACAGCCAGAGTCCACATTCCCTGGGGGGAGGGGACACTGACAACTCTTCAAGGCTCTACCATCATATCTGGCAATCCAAGGACATTAACCAACAAAGACTgcacctctccctccccctttccctgatACCTGGCAAGCTGGGTATATTCTCCCAAAAGAGTCCCACCCAGTGGCTCAGACAGGTGCAGCGTCTCTGCAGGGTCTCGTGCAATGAAGTCAAATGCCTCAGGTAGGAAAGCCAGGCAAGCACCCAGTCTGGCAGCTTCTCGAACCAGCTCAGcacatattttaaagttctgttGCTTGTCTGGTGTGGATGTTACCTGGCATACAGCCACCAGGGGCAGTtcccaggaggaagaggagctagCCATGGCTCTGGGCCTGTGAACGGCACAGGCAGGATTCTCAGATTTCCTAGCACAGGGAAGCTCAAGTTTAATGATAAGAGGCTCAATGGGTAGGCAAGAAGTCTGGACTCTTGATTTTGCTCTTACAGGGCACCCTGACCCAGAGCTAGTGGGGCTCATCAAATGTTCCGTGGATGGCTGACATCTGTGTGTCTCTCATTatccatttaacaaacatttattgagcatccactatgtgccaggcaccgaGGATACAAAGAAACATGTTACCTGGGCTGAGCACAATGTACCGAGAGTCGAGGTATCCGGAGTCCGGGACACAGAAGAAGGGACAGAAGTTGCTGAGGAGGCCTGGTGATGAATCCCAGCCTGAGGAAGGTGAGAAATCAggacaccaatcccctccctttCTAGGATTCTCTGACTTCTCCTACATATCGTGAGGCTGAATCGGGGCCCTGCCAGTAAAAACCCCCAAGTCTTCAAAAACACTGTTTACTATTGATTATGGGCAAGAAGAGATCATTAAGtaggaagatggaggaaggggctctGGCGCCTGAACGCCTCAACTTCCAGTGATCTCACATTAATGTGAAGCGCCTTTCCCCTGACAACGTTTCCGCAGTTCAAAAGTCATCTCTGGGAAACTTCCTTGGTTTTCCCAAGCCTCTCTTCTTGACCGTGCACAGCTTTACTGACTCAAAGCATATTTGCCCCCTTACACCAGAATCTCTGAGAAGTTCACTTTCCCTCGTCTTCCACCTCCCCCACCAAGGTGGGCAGGAGGCACAGGAACCCAGATCCCAACCCGCGCCCCCACCCTCCAGTTAGCCCATCCTTCCCGGCCTCGCGCAGGGGCAGCATTTCAGTTGCACAAGATAAGGCACCGCAGGTGGAATTCA is a genomic window containing:
- the NIT1 gene encoding deaminated glutathione amidase isoform X1, whose translation is MLRMVLAVSSCWDSSPGLLSNFCPFFCVPDSGYLDSRPRAMASSSSSWELPLVAVCQVTSTPDKQQNFKICAELVREAARLGACLAFLPEAFDFIARDPAETLHLSEPLGGTLLGEYTQLARECGLWLSLGGFHERGQDWEQTQKIYNCHVLLNSKGSVVATYRKTHLCDVEIPGQGPMRESNSTMPGPTLESPVSTPAGKIGLAICYDMRFPELSLSLAQAGAEILTYPSAFGSVTGPAHWEVLLRARAIETQCYVVAAAQCGRHHEKRASYGHSMVVDPWGTVVARCSEGPGLCLARIDLNYLRQLRQHLPVFQHRRPDLYGNLGHLLS
- the NIT1 gene encoding deaminated glutathione amidase isoform X2, whose product is MLGFITRPPQQLLSLLLCPGLRIPRLSVHCAQPRPRAMASSSSSWELPLVAVCQVTSTPDKQQNFKICAELVREAARLGACLAFLPEAFDFIARDPAETLHLSEPLGGTLLGEYTQLARECGLWLSLGGFHERGQDWEQTQKIYNCHVLLNSKGSVVATYRKTHLCDVEIPGQGPMRESNSTMPGPTLESPVSTPAGKIGLAICYDMRFPELSLSLAQAGAEILTYPSAFGSVTGPAHWEVLLRARAIETQCYVVAAAQCGRHHEKRASYGHSMVVDPWGTVVARCSEGPGLCLARIDLNYLRQLRQHLPVFQHRRPDLYGNLGHLLS
- the NIT1 gene encoding deaminated glutathione amidase isoform X5; translated protein: MLRMVLAVSSCRTYCLSCRPRLGFITRPPQQLLSLLLCPGLRIPRLSVHCAQPRPRAMASSSSSWELPLVAVCQVTSTPDKQQNFKICAELVREAARLGACLAFLPEAFDFIARDPAETLHLSEPLGGTLLGEYTQLARECGLWLSLGGFHERGQDWEQTQKIYNCHVLLNSKGSVVATYRKTHLCDVEIPGQGPMRESNSTMPGPTLESPVSTPAGKIGLAICYDMRFPELSLSLAQAGAEILTYPSAFGSVTGPAHWEVLLRARAIETQCYVVAAAQCGRHHEKRASYGHSMVVDPWGTVVARCSEGPGLCLARIDLNYLRQLRQHLPVFQHRRPDLYGNLGHLLS
- the NIT1 gene encoding deaminated glutathione amidase isoform X3, yielding MLRMVLAVSSCRTYCLSCRPRLGFITRPPQQLLSLLLCPGLRIPRLSVHCAQPRPRAMASSSSSWELPLVAVCQVTSTPDKQQNFKICAELVREAARLGACLAFLPEAFDFIARDPAETLHLSEPLGGTLLGEYTQLARECGLWLSLGGFHERGQDWEQTQKIYNCHVLLNSKGSVVATYRKTHLCDVEIPGQGPMRESNSTMPGPTLESPVSTPAGKVLLRARAIETQCYVVAAAQCGRHHEKRASYGHSMVVDPWGTVVARCSEGPGLCLARIDLNYLRQLRQHLPVFQHRRPDLYGNLGHLLS
- the NIT1 gene encoding deaminated glutathione amidase isoform X4; its protein translation is MASSSSSWELPLVAVCQVTSTPDKQQNFKICAELVREAARLGACLAFLPEAFDFIARDPAETLHLSEPLGGTLLGEYTQLARECGLWLSLGGFHERGQDWEQTQKIYNCHVLLNSKGSVVATYRKTHLCDVEIPGQGPMRESNSTMPGPTLESPVSTPAGKIGLAICYDMRFPELSLSLAQAGAEILTYPSAFGSVTGPAHWEVLLRARAIETQCYVVAAAQCGRHHEKRASYGHSMVVDPWGTVVARCSEGPGLCLARIDLNYLRQLRQHLPVFQHRRPDLYGNLGHLLS